A stretch of Malus sylvestris chromosome 11, drMalSylv7.2, whole genome shotgun sequence DNA encodes these proteins:
- the LOC126589414 gene encoding photosynthetic NDH subunit of subcomplex B 5, chloroplastic, with protein sequence MAVCSSLAAVSPYAAPKLSSKLSESRARVSRSTQTRRTSELYRNLGKTRLSTRLNAAGFAEIEPDLREDPHDRWETNSISMDDFKFGEYDEHHTYHEGEEKKGSFWGSIAEDIEAVGTPTGFQGLISWLFLPAIAAGMYFNAPGEYLYIGAGLFTIVFCIIEMDKPDKPHNFEPQIYNMERGARDKLIADYNTMDIWDFNEKYGDLWDFTVTVKKEDIMKR encoded by the exons ATGGCGGTGTGCTCTTCACTCGCGGCTGTCTCTCCTTACGCGGCTCCCAAACTGAGCTCGAAGCTGTCGGAATCTCGGGCGAGGGTTTCTCGGAGTACTCAGACACGTAGGACCTCCGAATTGTACAGAAACTTGGGGAAGACAAGGTTGAGTACTAGGCTGAATGCAGCTGGGTTCGCGGAGATTGAGCCCGATCTCCGCGAAGACCCCCATGACCGTTGGGAGACTAACAGTATCAGCATG GATGATTTTAAGTTCGGGGAGTATGATGAGCACCACACTTACCACGAAGGCGAAGAGAAGAAAG GAAGCTTTTGGGGATCAATAGCAGAAGACATTGAAGCAGTTGGAACCCCTACAGGTTTTCAGG GTCTTATATCATGGCTTTTTCTCCCTGCAATTGCTGCTGGAATGTATTTCAACGCTCCG GGGGAGTACTTGTACATTGGCGCCGGTCTGTTTACAATTGTGTTTTGCATCATTGAGATGGATAAGCCAGACAAACCCCACAACTTTGAACCCCAGATATACAACATGGAGAGGGGAGCTCGTGACAAGCTGATAGCGGACTACAACACCATGGATATATGGGATTTCAATGAGAAATATGGAGATCTGTGGGATTTCACTGTGACTGTGAAGAAGGAAGATATTATGAAGAGATAA